A genome region from Oncorhynchus masou masou isolate Uvic2021 chromosome 14, UVic_Omas_1.1, whole genome shotgun sequence includes the following:
- the LOC135554752 gene encoding uncharacterized protein LOC135554752, with the protein MVQTLNNMAELRGSRFGRPWPRHGLKLLFWFANDYIVFDDDNQMVANYDPEEGDFGFHHFRNRLECENNVCKRLLPYSEYPFYDVGNLYHPTSKSLPKYVREGNTHQIDTSNMDRLIISMRPDMTVDQVYVTQHEDLKSFDPVNTYRISRGLLMIIRGHPLSNFLKQAGYSTHEQNVIIDQGTTPRESRDTRIDMEGGCRDAPRDAPGFWESYCTIL; encoded by the coding sequence ATGGTTCAAACATTGAACAATATGGCGGAGCTGAGAGGTTCTAGGTTTGGTCGTCCCTGGCCGAGGCACGGACTCAAGCTCCTTTTCTGGTTCGCCAACGATTACATCGTCTTTGACGATGACAACCAGATGGTTGCAAATTACGACCCCGAAGAGGGAGACTTTGGTTTCCATCACTTCCGCAACAGACTTGAGTGTGAAAACAATGTCTGCAAGAGGCTGCTTCCTTATAGTGAGTACCCATTCTATGACGTGGGCAACCTCTACCACCCAACATCTAAATCATTGCCTAAATATGTCCGTGAGGGCAACACTCATCAGATAGATACCAGCAACATGGACCGCCTCATCATCAGTATGCGTCCAGACATGACAGTGGATCAGGTCTATGTGACCCAGCACGAGGACCTGAAGAGCTTCGACCCGGTCAACACCTATCGCATCAGCAGGGGGTTGCTCATGATCATACGTGGCCATCCATTGAGTAACTTCCTGAAACAGGCGGGCTATTCCACCCATGAGCAAAATGTAATTATTGATCAGGGCACCACCCCCAGGGAGTCCAGGGATACCAGGATTGATATGGAAGGTGGATGCAGAGATGCACCCAGAGATGCACCAGGCTTCTGGGAaagctactgtaccatactgtaa
- the LOC135554750 gene encoding NACHT, LRR and PYD domains-containing protein 12-like codes for MAPSVKECLLAVLDDLGSDELKRFKWHLTTENQLDGFPHIPKGQLETSDRLDIVDQMVQYYRGNVAVQITLDILKKISRNDLAEKLNCPIGPSDEDGEKFQHEFKLKVKKKFQHVFNGVPKQGHKQLLNEIYTELYITEGGSGEVNQEHEVRQIEITSKNPARPEAKILCNDIFKQSSGQDKPIRTVLTKGVAGIGKTVSVQKFILDWAEGKANQDIQFVISLPFRELNLMRGEKYSFVGLLHKCVLENGVIERDFLNHILTKLQKPVNHNDSKYKVVFVLDGLDECRLTLDYETGKSWSDVTEPTSVDVLLTNLIKGNLLPSALLWITSRPAATNHIPPECVDQVTEVRGFNDPQKEEYFRKRFSDEDLASRIISHIKTSRSLHIMCHIPVFCWILAAVLEHVLSTDENEEMPKTLTQLFIGLLMFQTKQMNDKYHKKGERDPRRDKESFMALGKLAFNQLENGNLIFYEADLEKYGIDVTEASVNSGVCTQLFRQDYGPFQDKVYCFVHLSVQEFLAALYVFLSFNNSHVNPMTDDRSFIRKCLVKLNPAITFHTIAVDKALQSENGHLDLFLRFLLGLSLESNQTHLQGLLTQTRSTRSSSRGHEKTVKYIKKKIRNTPSPERSINLFHCLNELNDHSLVEEIQRYLHSGNLSKTKLSPAQWSALVFVLLTSEEELDVFDLKKYSRSEEGLLRLLPVVKASRAVLLNGCNLTEKCCEALASAFSSTSSNLRELDLSDNNLQDSGVKLLSAGLENPHCKLETLRLSRCLITKKGCASLASALRSNPSYLRELDLSYNIPGESGVKQLSAGLEDPHWRLEKLNVDHRGEYWLLKKYACDVTLDPNTACRHLSLSEGNRKVTRGIEKQPYPDHPERFEDWPQVLCREGLTGRCYWEAEMSGRGDDIGMTYRGIARTGNTDDSKLGCNDKSWSLSCSDYGFTARHNKERTDLPASPSSNRVGVYLDWPAGTLSFYSLSSSDALTHLHTFRSTFTEPLFPGFWVEINSSLSLCEVKNL; via the exons ATGGCCCCATCTGTGAAAGAGTGTCTCCTGGCCGTTCTGGATGATCTCGGCTCTGACGAGCTGAAGAGATTTAAGTGGCATCTGACTACAGAAAACCAGCTGGATGGCTTCCCTCACATTCCAAAGGGCCAGCTGGAGACATCTGACAGACTGGACATAGTGGATCAGATGGTGCAGTACTACAGGGGGAATGTGGCTGTGCAGATCACACTGGACATCCTGAAGAAGATTAGCCGCAACGACCTCGCTGAGAAGCTGAACTGTCCAATAG GTCCTTCAGatgaagatggggagaagttcCAACATGAATTTAAACTGAAAGTAAAAAAGAAGTTTCAGCATGTATTCAACGGGGTACCAAAGCAGGGCCATAAGCAACTTCTCAATGagatctacacagagctctacatcacagagggtggaaGTGGAGAGGTCAATCAGGAACATGAGGTGAGACAGATCGAGATCACGTCCAAGAATCCAGCAAGACCAGAGGCTAAAATCCTCTGCAATGACATCTTCAAACAATCATCAGGACAAGACAAACctatcagaactgtgctgacaaagggagtcgccggcattggaaaaacagtctctgtgcagaagttcattctggactgggctgaaggGAAAGCCAATCAGGATATCCAATTCGTAATTTCACTCCCTTTTCGGGAGCTGAatttgatgaggggggaaaagtaCAGTTTTGTAGGACTTCTACATAAATGTGTCTTAGAGAATGGAGTGATTGAGAGGGACTTTTTGAATCACATTTTAACAAAATTGCAAAAACCGGTAAACCACAATGACAGCAAGTACAAAGTTGTATTTGTCcttgatggtctggatgagtgccgACTGACCCTCGACTACGAGACCGGTAAGAGCTGGAGTGATGTCACAGAGCCAACCTCAGTGGACGTGCTGCTGACAAACCTCATCAAGGgaaatctgcttccctctgctctcctctggataaCCTCCCGACCCGCAGCAACCAATCACATCCCTCCTGAGTGTGttgaccaggtgacagaggtacgagggttcaatgacccgcagaaggaggagtacttcaggaagagattcagtgatgaggacctggccagcagaatcatctcacacataaagacatcaaggagcctccacatcatgtgccacattccagtcttctgttggatctTAGCTGCAGTTCTGGAGCATGTGTTGAGTACAGATGAGAATGAAGAGATGCCCAAGACTCTGACTCAATTATTTATTGGGTTACTGATGTTTCAGACCAAACAGATGAATGATAAATATCACAAGAAAGGTGAGCGAGATCCACGCAGGGATAAAGAGAGCTTCATGGCACTGGGGAAACTTGCTTTTAACCAGCTGGAAAATGGCAACCTCATTTTCTATGAGGCGGACCTGGAAAAGTATGGCATTGATGTCACCGAAGCCTCAGTGAACTCAGGAGTGTGTACCCAGCTCTTTAGACAGGACTATGGGCCGTTCCAGGACAAGGTGTACTGCTTTGTGCATCTGAGCGTTCAGGAGTTTCTGGCTGCGTTATACGTTttcctctccttcaacaacaGCCATGTCAACCCGATGACCGACGACCGATCCTTCATCAGAAAATGTCTAGTGAAGTTGAATCCTGCCATCACCTTCCACACGATTGCAGTGGATAAAGCCTTACAGAGTGAGAATGGACACCTGGACCTGTTCCTCCGCTTCCTTCTGGGCctctcactggagtccaatcagaCTCACTTACAGGGCCTACTGACACAGACAAGAAGCACCAGAAGCAGCTCACGGGGCCACGAGAAAACAGTCAAGTACATCAAGAAGAAGATCAGGAACACTCCCTCTCCAGAGAGGagcatcaatctgttccactgtctgaatgaactgaatgaccattctctagtggaggagatccaaAGATACCTGCATTCAGGAAATCTGTCCAAAACCAAACTATCACCTGCACAGTGGtcagctctggtctttgtgttgctgacttcagaagaggagctggatgtgtttgacctgaagaaatactccagatcagaggaaggtcttctgaggctgctgccagtggtcaaagcctccagAGCTGTTCT GCTTAATGGCTGTAACCTCACTGAGAAATGCTGTGAAGCCTTGGCCTCAGCTTTCAGCTCAACCTCCTCaaacctgagagagctggacctgagtgaTAACAACCTgcaggattcaggagtgaagctgctctctgctggactggagaatccccactgtaaactggagactctgag GTTGTCACGCTGTCTGATCACAAAgaaaggctgtgcttctctggccTCAGCTCTGAGGTCCAACCCCTCctacctgagagagctggacctgagctacaatATCCCAGGAGAGTCAGGAGTGAAGCAGCTCTCTGCTGGACTAGAGGATCCACACTGGagactggagaaactcaa TGTTGACCACCGTGGAGAGTACTGGCTGCTGAAAAAAT ATGcctgtgatgtcacactggacCCGAACACAGCAtgcagacacctctctctgtcaGAGGGGAACAGGAAGGTGACACGGGGGATAGAGAAGCAGccgtatcctgatcacccagagagatttgaggaCTGGCCacaggtgctgtgtagagagggtctgactgggcgctgttactgggaggcaGAGATGAGTGGGAGAGGGGATGACATAGGAATGACATACAGAGGAATCGCCAGGACAGGAAACACCGATGACAGTAAGCTTGGATGcaatgacaagtcctggagtctgagctgctctgatTACGGTTTCACTGCCAGGCACAATAAGGAGAGAACTGACTTACCTGCCTCCCCCTCGTCCaacagagtaggagtgtatctggactggccggccggcactctgtccttctactctctgtcctcctccgaCGCACTCACCCACCTACACACATTCCGCTccacattcactgagcccctCTTTCCAGGGTTTTGGGTAGAAATAAACTCCTCATTGTCCCTATGTGAGGTCAAAAACCTGTAG